The genomic DNA TATCAGTTCCAGCACCAATCGCGATACCCACATCGGCACGGGTCAGCGCCGGAGCGTCATTAATGCCGTCGCCAACCATTGCAACGCGCTGCCCCTGCTCTTGTATGGCGCGGATCTCGCGCTCTTTATCCTGTGGTAGCACCTCGGCCACCACGCGGTCGATATCAAGGCTCCTGCGAATTGCCTCGGCAGTTTTACGATTATCACCGGTGAGCATTACCACATCAACGCCGAGCGCCTTGAGCTGTGCGATAGCCTGGCGGCTGGTAGGCTTGACGACATCTGCCGCCGCGATGACACCCAGCAGCTCACCACCTTTTGCAAAGTAAAGTGGTGTTTTGCCCTGATCAGCCAGTGCGTCACACTGTTTTTCCAACTGCGTACAGTTTATATTTTGTTGTCGCATCAGCGCCGCGTTACCAGCAAAGTAAATCTCACCCGTAATCTCGGCCGAAAGTCCCTTGCCGGAAATGGCCTCGAACTTTTCGACTACCGATAACACCATGTTCTGCTGCCGGGCATATTCGGTGACCGCCTCGGCCAACGGATGCTCGGAGGCCTGCTCTAAAGATGCCGCTGCCTGCACAAGCGTCTCGGCGGTTACACCTTCTGCCGGTAGCACGTCGGTTACGCGAGGCTTACCTTCAGTGATGGTGCCAGTTTTATCGAGCACAACTGTCTGTACGCTGTGCGCCGTCTCCAACGCCTCGGCCGATTTAATCAAAATACCGTTTTGCGCACCTTTGCCAGTAGCAACCATGATGGCAACCGGCGTTGCCAACCCCAGCGCACAGGGGCAGGAAATAACGAGTACCGCGATGCCGATAGATAACGCAAATTCAAAGCTTTGCCCCGCGATCAGCCATACCGCAGTGGCGATAACTGCTATGGTGATGACGACCGGTACAAAAATACCACTAATCTTATCCGCAAGCTTGGCGATGGGCGCTTTTGAGCTGCCCGCCTCTTCCACAAGACGAATAATCTGGGCGAGCGTCGTGTCGTCTCCCACTTTTTGCGCCTCAAATTTAAAGTAACCTGTTTTATTGATGGTGGCGGCAATAACGTTATCCCCTACTGCCTTTTCGACCGGAATGCTTTCGCCGGTGAGCGCCGACTGGTCGACTGCCGACGAACCCTCGACAATGACGCCGTCCACTGCAATACTCTGTCCAGGGCGCACTACCAGAATATCCCCCTGCCGCACTTCGGCAACGGGAATTTCGCGTTCGACGCCGTCCTTTATAACAGTTGCCGTCTTAGGTGCCAAATCAATCAGTTTAGCAATGGCCTCGCTGGTTTTGCCCTTTGAACGCGTTTCAAGATATTTCCCGAGTGTAATTAACGTTAAAATTGTCGCGGCGGATTCAAAGTAAAGATCGCTGTGATAACGCATGACCAGTCCCATGTCACCCACGCCTAGACCGTAACCTATGCGGTAGATGGCAAACACGCCGTAAACCACTGCCGCGGTCGAACCGATTGCGATAAGTGAATCCATATTGGGTGCGCGGTGCCACAGCGTTTTAAAACCCACCTGAAAAAACTTACGGTTGACATAGAGCACCGGTAGCGTCAGCAAAAGCTGGGTCATGGCATAGGCGATGGCGTTTTGCATTCCAACCATAAAAGGCGGTAGCGGTACCCCCATCATATGCCCCATTGAAATATACATCAGCGGCACAAAAAAGATAAAAGAAACGATGAGGCGATGTTTCATCTCGGCCAACTGCTGTTGCAGCAATGATTTTTCAGACTGCTTTTCAGCACCCTGTACAGATGTATCGCCCGTGCTGGCGCCGTAGCCCGCCGCCGTCACCGCCGCCACAATGTCGGGGTCGTTTACTTTATCGGGTTGATATTCTACCGTCATTTTGTTAGCGAGCAGGTTGACGTTGACCGACTGTACGCCCTCAAGCTTTTTCACCGATCGCTCAACATTGGCTGAGCAGGCTGAGCAGGTCATGCCCGTAACAGTAAAAGATTGTTTCATGAGAACTCTCCCTCCCCACCCCCCAGGGGTGTGTTTTTCTTTAGTTTAGCATTTTGTCATACAAAACGCAAGTCCCCTTTTATAATTTGTTTTTTTAATGGAAAAACACCCACGAATCTAGAATTCGCAGGTGTTAACATGCCAAAATATCAAAAATTTATAAAAACAAGATAAAACTCAGCGCCTCGAAAAGTCAATTCAATAAAATATAGTTACAGGAGGAGGTAACAAGGTCGTGTCGAGCTGCAGCAGCATCCAAGCCACCCACCGAAATTAGCAAAACCGTCTATCGCAAGCGTTGAGACGCACAAAGTGCGCTGGACCGCCTACTCATGGGCGAGAAAACAAAAAATTAAGTTTGCGAAACTGCGCGTAAAAAACTGTGCGGGTCAAAGCGCCTTTCCCGGTAAGCTGAAGTAAGAACGTTGACCCGGATAAAGGTTTATTGGAACACTTCGGTAGAAAGGTAACGCTCGCCAGTATCTGGCAAGACCACCGCTATCATTTTACCCATGTACTCAGAGCGTTGCGCAACTGCGAGTGCCGCCGCTAACGCTGCGCCACTTGAAATGCCCACCAGTAGCCCCTCTGTACGTGCTACCGACTTCGCGGCGGAAAACGCTTCTGCATCAGTGACTGAAATCACCTCGTCATAGACATCGCGATCAAGAACTTCAGGGATAAAGTTGGCCCCGATACCTTGAATCTGATGTGCCCCGGCATAACCCTTGCTCAGCAGAGGTGATGCCGCAGGCTCTACCCCAATGATTCGTATATCCGGATTTTGTTTTTTGAGATAGCGTCCCACGCCGCTCAGAGTTCCACCCGTGCCGAAAGTCGCGATAAAAACGGCTACCTTGCCATCAGTATCCGCCCAAATTTCGGGACCGGTCGTTTCGTAATGCGCCTGCGCATTTGATGGATTCTCAAACTGGCTTGGAATGAAGCTGTTGGGCAACTGTTCTGCAAGCACCTTTGCCTTTTCGACCGCTCCAGCCATTCCCTTGATGCCTTCTGTTAAAATAATCTCAGCGCCATAGGCCGCCAAAAGCCGTCGTCTTTCTATACTCATAGTATCAGGCATAGTTAAAACGACCTTGTACCCCTTGACCGCCGCCACCATGGCTAGTCCTATGCCGGTGTTTCCGCTTGTCGGCTCAATAATGGTAGAGCCGGGCTGAAGTAGCCCCTTGCGCTCAGCATCTGTAATCATAGCAAGACCAATACGATCTTTGGCGCTTCCGCCGGGGTTAAAGCTTTCAAGTTTAGCCACTATCTGCGCATTTACATCATGATTTTTTTGGAAAGTCGACAGCTGAAGCATTGGTGTCCTGCCGATTAGATCAATCACATTTTCAGCAATTTTGATCATGCTCTACCTCGTTTCTACACTGCAATAATGTCTTGAAGTGTTTTTAGTATGCGCATTTGGGGCATGTTTGTCAACAAATTAGTTTGACTTTATGCTACCCTAAGGCTAAAATAAATTTATTGTCAAAATAAAGGAGCCTGATTTTTTATGACACGCGAACAAGCTTGGAATCTTTTGACGCAATACAACAAGGAGCCCTTTCACCTTAAGCACGCCGTAACGCTCGAAGGCGTTATGCGTTATTTTGCCATTCAGCTGGGGCATGCCGACGAGGCAGATCTCTGGGCTGTGGTCGGTTTGTTACATGACCTTGATTTTGAACAATTTCCCGAATCACATTGCATAAAGCAGCAACAGCTGATGAAGGAAGCCGGCATTGATGACATTATTATACGCGCTACCGCAAGCCATGGTTGGCCGCACGCTGTTGATATTGAACCGGTCAGTGAGATGGAAAAGGTACTTTACGCCACCGATGAGCTCACCGGCTTGATAGGTGCTGTCGCGCTGATGCGCCCTTCTAAAAGTGTTCAGGATATGGAGCTTAAATCGGTCAAAAAGAAATTTAAAACTCCAGCGTTTGCAGCAGGATGTTCCCGCGATGTAATCCAAAAAGGGGCTGAGCTGCTTAGTTGGGAGCTCGACGAACTGATTTCACAAACAATTCTAGCCATGAGAACCTGTGAAAAAGATGCCAATCAATTCAATGCTTAAAGCCTGGCGTTTTAATTTTTATAAGGCGGCAAAGGATAACCTTTGCCGCCTTATTTCACCTACCATTTGACGTAAAAGCTCCGACATTTTTCATCCTTTTTCGACAAAACAATAGTGGTTTTTGAACGTATAAAACAACTTTTTCTACAAAATTTGTGGAAC from Oscillospiraceae bacterium MB24-C1 includes the following:
- a CDS encoding heavy metal translocating P-type ATPase, yielding MKQSFTVTGMTCSACSANVERSVKKLEGVQSVNVNLLANKMTVEYQPDKVNDPDIVAAVTAAGYGASTGDTSVQGAEKQSEKSLLQQQLAEMKHRLIVSFIFFVPLMYISMGHMMGVPLPPFMVGMQNAIAYAMTQLLLTLPVLYVNRKFFQVGFKTLWHRAPNMDSLIAIGSTAAVVYGVFAIYRIGYGLGVGDMGLVMRYHSDLYFESAATILTLITLGKYLETRSKGKTSEAIAKLIDLAPKTATVIKDGVEREIPVAEVRQGDILVVRPGQSIAVDGVIVEGSSAVDQSALTGESIPVEKAVGDNVIAATINKTGYFKFEAQKVGDDTTLAQIIRLVEEAGSSKAPIAKLADKISGIFVPVVITIAVIATAVWLIAGQSFEFALSIGIAVLVISCPCALGLATPVAIMVATGKGAQNGILIKSAEALETAHSVQTVVLDKTGTITEGKPRVTDVLPAEGVTAETLVQAAASLEQASEHPLAEAVTEYARQQNMVLSVVEKFEAISGKGLSAEITGEIYFAGNAALMRQQNINCTQLEKQCDALADQGKTPLYFAKGGELLGVIAAADVVKPTSRQAIAQLKALGVDVVMLTGDNRKTAEAIRRSLDIDRVVAEVLPQDKEREIRAIQEQGQRVAMVGDGINDAPALTRADVGIAIGAGTDIAIESADIVLMKSDLLDLVTALRLSHATIRNIKMNLFWAFFYNVIGIPLAAGLLYPMFALKLNPMFGAAAMSLSSVCVVSNALRLRFFKPQPTGVDVQSAVSPQLESQQTNQELEENDMKKIITVNGMSCQHCQASVEKALSAVEGVASAKVDLAKKTATVTLASEVADDALMKAVSEAGFEPVSVTEKKGLFGN
- the cysK gene encoding cysteine synthase A, with protein sequence MIKIAENVIDLIGRTPMLQLSTFQKNHDVNAQIVAKLESFNPGGSAKDRIGLAMITDAERKGLLQPGSTIIEPTSGNTGIGLAMVAAVKGYKVVLTMPDTMSIERRRLLAAYGAEIILTEGIKGMAGAVEKAKVLAEQLPNSFIPSQFENPSNAQAHYETTGPEIWADTDGKVAVFIATFGTGGTLSGVGRYLKKQNPDIRIIGVEPAASPLLSKGYAGAHQIQGIGANFIPEVLDRDVYDEVISVTDAEAFSAAKSVARTEGLLVGISSGAALAAALAVAQRSEYMGKMIAVVLPDTGERYLSTEVFQ
- a CDS encoding hydrolase, with the protein product MTREQAWNLLTQYNKEPFHLKHAVTLEGVMRYFAIQLGHADEADLWAVVGLLHDLDFEQFPESHCIKQQQLMKEAGIDDIIIRATASHGWPHAVDIEPVSEMEKVLYATDELTGLIGAVALMRPSKSVQDMELKSVKKKFKTPAFAAGCSRDVIQKGAELLSWELDELISQTILAMRTCEKDANQFNA